In the Flavobacterium acetivorans genome, one interval contains:
- a CDS encoding CTP synthase encodes MNQTKYIFVTGGVTSSLGKGIIAASLAKLLQARGYRTTIQKFDPYLNVDPGTLNPYEHGECYVTDDGAETDLDLGHYERFLNVPTSQANNVTTGRIYLSVIEKERRGEFLGKTVQVVPHITNEIKDRMQLLGNSGDFDIVITEIGGTVGDIESLPYIESVRQLVWDMGENNAIVIHLTLVPYLAAAGELKTKPTQHSVKTLMESGIKADILVCRTEHEISDEIRNKLALFCNVKREAVIQSIDASTIYEVPNLMLEEGLDVVALKKLDLPKKAAPDLKNWNTFLRRLKNPKHTINIGLIGKYVEMQDCYKSILEAFIHAGAANETKVNVVSVHSEHIDETNIAEKLAGLDGILVAPGFGERGIEGKIEAVRYARENKVPFFGICLGMQMAVIEYSRNILGLADANSTEMNDKTAHPVVNLMEEQKTITDKGGTMRLGAWKCDLKKDSLAYKIYEKETISERHRHRYEYNSNYVAQLQNAGLIASGVNPDTGLVEIVELENHPFFIGVQYHPEYKSTVATPHPIFVNFVAAAVKAKKK; translated from the coding sequence ATGAATCAAACGAAATATATTTTTGTTACTGGCGGTGTGACTTCTTCCTTAGGAAAAGGGATTATCGCAGCATCTTTGGCAAAATTGTTACAAGCAAGAGGATATCGAACCACTATTCAAAAATTCGACCCTTATTTAAACGTTGACCCAGGGACTTTAAACCCATATGAGCACGGAGAATGTTACGTAACGGATGATGGTGCTGAAACTGATTTGGATTTAGGTCATTACGAGCGTTTCTTGAATGTTCCTACTTCTCAGGCTAATAATGTTACCACAGGAAGAATCTATCTTTCGGTTATTGAAAAAGAAAGAAGAGGAGAATTTCTTGGAAAAACGGTACAAGTAGTGCCTCATATTACCAATGAAATTAAAGATAGAATGCAATTACTTGGTAATTCAGGTGATTTTGATATTGTAATCACTGAAATAGGTGGAACAGTAGGGGATATTGAATCTTTGCCTTATATTGAATCGGTTCGTCAACTGGTTTGGGATATGGGAGAGAACAATGCTATTGTAATTCATTTGACTTTAGTGCCTTATTTAGCGGCAGCCGGGGAGTTGAAAACAAAACCAACGCAACATTCCGTAAAAACTTTAATGGAAAGCGGTATCAAAGCTGATATTTTAGTTTGTAGAACAGAGCATGAAATTTCAGATGAAATACGCAATAAATTGGCTTTGTTTTGTAATGTAAAAAGAGAAGCTGTTATTCAATCTATCGATGCTTCCACAATTTACGAAGTGCCTAATTTAATGTTAGAAGAAGGTTTAGATGTTGTGGCGTTAAAAAAATTAGACTTACCTAAGAAAGCGGCTCCAGACTTGAAAAACTGGAATACTTTTTTACGCAGATTAAAAAATCCAAAACACACTATAAATATTGGTTTGATTGGAAAATATGTGGAGATGCAAGATTGTTACAAATCAATTTTGGAAGCTTTCATTCATGCAGGAGCTGCAAATGAGACCAAAGTAAATGTAGTTTCAGTCCATTCAGAGCATATTGATGAAACAAATATTGCTGAGAAATTAGCAGGATTAGACGGTATTCTTGTTGCTCCCGGTTTTGGAGAAAGAGGAATTGAAGGAAAAATTGAAGCAGTACGTTATGCTCGTGAAAACAAGGTTCCGTTTTTTGGAATTTGTTTGGGAATGCAAATGGCTGTGATCGAATATTCAAGAAATATTTTAGGTTTGGCTGATGCCAATTCTACTGAGATGAACGATAAAACGGCTCATCCGGTTGTTAACTTGATGGAAGAGCAAAAAACGATTACTGACAAAGGTGGGACTATGCGTCTTGGAGCTTGGAAATGTGATTTGAAAAAAGACTCATTGGCTTATAAGATTTATGAAAAAGAAACTATTTCTGAACGTCACCGTCACCGTTATGAGTACAACAGTAATTATGTAGCACAATTGCAAAATGCTGGATTGATTGCCTCAGGGGTGAATCCTGATACGGGATTGGTAGAGATTGTTGAGTTAGAAAATCATCCTTTTTTCATAGGAGTTCAATACCATCCTGAATATAAAAGTACCGTTGCTACTCCACATCCAATATTTGTGAATTTTGTAGCTGCTGCAGTTAAAGCTAAAAAGAAATAA
- the mnmA gene encoding tRNA 2-thiouridine(34) synthase MnmA, with amino-acid sequence MKRVVVGLSGGVDSSVAAYLLQQQGYEVIGLFMKNWHDDSVTISNDCPWLEDSNDALLVAEKLGIPFQTVDLSEEYKEKIVDYMFNEYEKGRTPNPDVLCNREIKFDVFMKIALSLGADYVATGHYCQKSEIEVDGKTIYQLRAGADNNKDQSYFLCQLSQEQLSKALFPIGELTKPEVREIAAEMELVTAEKKDSQGLCFIGKVRLPEFLQQKLQPKEGVIIQIDKNNPVYNLQKKDDLALEEELISASNKIIYSPEMGKVVGKHQGAHYFTVGQRKGLNVGGTAEGLFVIATDVNTNTIYTGMGSHHPGLFRSALFIEQSEVHWVRPDLALANGEQMEVMARIRYRQPLQKAILHQYENGMYVSFEEPQSAITEGQFVAWHLGDELVGSGVIS; translated from the coding sequence ATGAAGCGTGTTGTTGTAGGACTTTCGGGAGGTGTAGATTCAAGTGTTGCTGCTTATTTGTTGCAACAACAGGGATACGAGGTAATCGGTCTGTTTATGAAAAACTGGCATGATGATTCAGTAACTATTTCGAATGATTGTCCTTGGCTCGAAGACAGCAACGATGCTTTATTGGTTGCCGAAAAATTAGGGATTCCATTCCAAACCGTTGATTTAAGCGAAGAATACAAAGAGAAAATCGTTGATTATATGTTCAACGAATACGAAAAAGGACGTACTCCAAATCCTGACGTACTTTGTAATCGCGAAATAAAATTTGATGTTTTCATGAAAATTGCCTTAAGTCTGGGAGCTGATTATGTAGCGACAGGACATTATTGTCAAAAAAGTGAAATTGAAGTTGACGGAAAAACAATTTATCAATTGCGCGCTGGCGCTGACAATAATAAAGATCAATCGTATTTTCTCTGTCAATTATCGCAAGAGCAATTGTCTAAAGCTTTATTTCCTATTGGGGAATTAACCAAGCCAGAAGTACGGGAAATTGCCGCCGAGATGGAATTAGTAACCGCCGAAAAGAAAGATTCTCAAGGATTATGTTTCATAGGAAAAGTGCGTTTGCCTGAATTTTTACAGCAAAAATTGCAGCCTAAAGAAGGTGTGATTATTCAAATAGACAAAAATAATCCGGTTTATAATTTACAGAAAAAAGATGATTTAGCCTTGGAAGAAGAGTTGATCTCGGCTTCAAACAAAATTATTTATTCTCCTGAAATGGGGAAAGTGGTGGGTAAACACCAAGGAGCCCATTATTTTACAGTAGGACAACGAAAAGGCTTGAATGTAGGGGGGACGGCTGAAGGTTTATTTGTAATAGCAACAGATGTAAATACCAATACAATTTACACAGGAATGGGCAGTCATCACCCCGGTTTGTTTCGTTCGGCATTATTTATAGAGCAATCCGAAGTGCATTGGGTTCGCCCTGATTTGGCTTTGGCCAATGGAGAACAAATGGAAGTGATGGCAAGAATACGCTACAGACAGCCGTTGCAGAAAGCGATCTTGCATCAGTATGAAAACGGAATGTATGTTTCTTTTGAAGAACCACAATCTGCCATTACTGAAGGGCAATTTGTAGCTTGGCATTTAGGAGATGAATTAGTTGGTTCGGGTGTTATTTCTTAG
- a CDS encoding LysM peptidoglycan-binding domain-containing protein, protein MKYFFAIYMTAFLFTTTVFSQGKMITHKIEKGETINQIAQKYKVTPFDIYQLNPDAQRGLTPNGTLLVPNKSTAKILIQQPKASTQPQTHEVVAKETLYGIEKKYGVSDQDLKKANPSIEKDGLQIGQILVIPSKNNSKATTAIQEKVVYHDVLAKETKYSIAKQYGITIEELEKRNPEIVANLPIGYRLVIKGNAPKVVKVIEKVEAQKEVLKPSFSKKTAATDYVMYEVKPKETLYSLSKMTGLSQEELIVINPELKNGVETGMKLMVPSKVLVSNDVRKESVTLSKKINNASRKRMVLLLPFNISKIEGDTVNSTIERLKKDKFLNMTLDFYSGALMAIDSAKVLGLPVDVEIYDSQETKNSSNVAAIVRDNKLELADAVVGPFYQSNAETTAQLLSAANVPVISPLSKDIGNPYANLFQTIPTVEVVRNTVFDYMRANKGNIIAVVDRKKESVIKYIQQYQKDVRFVAFKENGSVSAESLKSMLVKDKMNYVVMETGNTGMVKATIAAMVSAMAMYQVQLVILEPNETLDTDEINFSNLTKLKLMYPSVTRDNQSPEALVFKNKYRKLNNISSSDFATRGFDVTFDTLLRLSQDKSFEETANAIGTVQVDNKFEYYKKEDGGYTNKGVFVLYYDTDLIIKEAK, encoded by the coding sequence ATGAAGTATTTTTTCGCGATTTATATGACTGCTTTCTTGTTTACGACTACTGTTTTTTCACAAGGAAAAATGATTACCCATAAAATAGAAAAAGGAGAAACAATCAATCAAATAGCTCAAAAATATAAAGTGACCCCGTTTGATATTTATCAATTAAATCCAGATGCGCAAAGAGGGTTGACTCCTAATGGAACCTTGCTGGTTCCCAATAAATCGACTGCTAAAATTCTGATTCAGCAGCCTAAAGCAAGCACTCAGCCGCAAACGCACGAGGTTGTTGCTAAAGAGACTTTATACGGAATTGAAAAAAAATACGGAGTGTCGGATCAGGATTTGAAAAAAGCCAACCCAAGTATTGAAAAAGACGGTTTGCAAATAGGTCAAATCTTAGTGATTCCTTCAAAAAACAATTCCAAAGCAACTACTGCTATTCAGGAAAAAGTGGTCTATCATGATGTGTTAGCTAAGGAAACAAAATATTCGATTGCTAAGCAATACGGAATCACAATAGAGGAATTAGAAAAACGCAATCCCGAAATTGTAGCTAATTTGCCTATTGGCTATAGGTTAGTTATTAAAGGGAATGCTCCAAAAGTGGTAAAAGTTATTGAGAAAGTTGAAGCTCAAAAAGAAGTATTAAAGCCAAGTTTTTCAAAAAAAACAGCTGCGACCGATTATGTTATGTATGAGGTCAAACCAAAGGAAACGCTTTACAGTTTGTCAAAAATGACTGGGCTGAGTCAAGAAGAATTAATTGTGATTAATCCGGAATTAAAAAATGGTGTTGAGACAGGAATGAAATTAATGGTTCCTTCCAAAGTATTGGTTTCGAATGATGTGAGAAAAGAGTCTGTCACTTTGTCTAAAAAAATAAATAATGCTAGCAGAAAAAGAATGGTCTTGTTGTTGCCTTTTAATATATCTAAAATAGAAGGAGATACCGTTAATTCGACCATAGAGCGTTTGAAAAAAGATAAGTTTTTAAACATGACTTTGGATTTTTATTCGGGAGCTCTCATGGCCATCGATTCGGCTAAAGTGCTTGGGCTTCCAGTTGATGTTGAGATATATGATTCTCAGGAAACTAAAAACAGCTCTAATGTGGCGGCTATTGTGCGCGATAATAAATTAGAATTGGCCGATGCGGTTGTAGGACCTTTTTATCAAAGTAATGCAGAAACAACGGCTCAATTGTTAAGTGCAGCCAATGTTCCTGTAATTTCTCCGCTATCAAAAGATATTGGTAATCCTTATGCTAATCTTTTCCAGACGATACCTACTGTTGAGGTGGTTAGGAACACTGTCTTTGATTATATGCGAGCTAATAAAGGGAATATTATAGCTGTGGTTGACAGGAAAAAGGAATCAGTGATTAAGTACATACAGCAATATCAAAAAGACGTTCGTTTTGTAGCTTTCAAAGAGAATGGAAGTGTATCGGCTGAAAGTTTGAAAAGTATGTTGGTTAAAGATAAAATGAACTATGTTGTTATGGAAACCGGGAATACCGGAATGGTTAAGGCAACCATAGCAGCTATGGTGAGCGCTATGGCTATGTATCAGGTACAACTGGTTATTCTCGAGCCTAATGAGACTTTGGATACTGATGAAATTAATTTTTCAAATTTAACCAAGTTAAAGTTGATGTATCCTTCGGTGACACGTGATAATCAGTCTCCGGAAGCATTAGTTTTTAAAAATAAATATAGAAAGCTGAATAATATTTCTTCCAGTGATTTTGCTACCCGAGGTTTTGATGTTACTTTTGATACTTTGTTGCGATTGTCACAGGATAAAAGTTTTGAAGAAACAGCAAACGCGATTGGAACTGTACAGGTAGATAATAAGTTTGAATACTATAAAAAAGAGGATGGAGGATATACTAATAAAGGCGTATTCGTGCTTTATTACGATACTGATTTAATCATAAAAGAAGCAAAATAA
- a CDS encoding toxin-antitoxin system YwqK family antitoxin, whose translation MIQFKFCFFKIFCLVLFSQTILAQTDFNKLDSNGKKHGLWKGFYEESKRPKYEGTFEHGKEIGVFNFYDDTKAKSIIATREFNVKDNSAYTIFYDQAKNKVSEGKLVNKLFEGPWKYYHQASSTIMTIENYKNGKLEGLRSVFYPNGKIAEETNYKNNLKDGFYKKYSDNGIVLEEAVYKNNEYNGLAVFRDPEGNIVSKGQFSKGKKAGIWQFFEKGKQVKEVNMSDLGSASKTKQN comes from the coding sequence ATGATACAGTTTAAGTTTTGTTTTTTTAAGATCTTCTGTTTGGTTCTTTTTAGCCAAACAATACTAGCACAGACGGATTTCAATAAGTTGGATTCTAATGGGAAGAAACATGGATTATGGAAAGGTTTTTATGAAGAATCCAAAAGACCTAAGTATGAAGGAACTTTTGAGCATGGAAAAGAAATTGGTGTTTTTAATTTTTATGATGATACCAAAGCGAAATCCATAATAGCCACAAGAGAATTTAATGTAAAGGACAATTCTGCTTATACCATCTTTTATGATCAGGCGAAAAACAAGGTCAGTGAAGGAAAGCTAGTGAATAAATTATTTGAAGGACCATGGAAATATTACCATCAGGCTTCGTCTACGATAATGACAATCGAGAATTATAAGAATGGGAAGTTAGAAGGGCTACGCTCGGTATTTTACCCCAATGGAAAAATTGCAGAAGAAACCAATTATAAAAACAATCTGAAAGACGGCTTCTATAAGAAATATTCAGATAATGGCATTGTGCTTGAAGAAGCTGTTTACAAGAATAATGAATACAATGGACTGGCTGTTTTTAGAGATCCTGAAGGAAACATCGTTTCAAAGGGACAATTTTCAAAAGGAAAGAAAGCAGGGATCTGGCAGTTTTTTGAAAAAGGGAAACAAGTCAAGGAAGTCAATATGAGTGATCTTGGAAGTGCTTCAAAAACCAAACAGAATTAA
- a CDS encoding S8 family serine peptidase, whose amino-acid sequence MKKLCLSFFLLLTTIVFSQQDGWIYFNAKPNSQFYFDSPLEMLSQRALDRRLNQNIALDTKDIPIDLSYIRQVKSVEGITLMAQSKWLNAIHVRGTSVLINSLKNFPFVAKVEFADASLNQAGEMAKTLKTKKQDKTQDIEISYAYGNSANQLQMLNGHYLHQQNYTGSGKIIAVLDAGFPGVNTAEPFRKLRDNNQILGGYDFVRRNVDFYSGDQHGTMVLSCMGGYKENALVGTAPEASYYLFITEDNSSENPVEESLWVEAAEKADSLGVDIINTSLGYFDYDNTAYSHTYSQMNGTTAFMSRGAEIAFSRGMIIVVSAGNEGASANPHIAVPADARSVITVGAVSPTKIKASFSSIGPSFDGRIKPDIMAQGVATVVSDQFGNIVTANGSSFSSPIMAGMIACLWQAFPDKSNGELSDLIMQSADRYNEPNTNYGYGIPDFSLALAHGASGNSLAKKYFMAYPNPTDNLISVYFPENFNEGKVIIYSLLGKKVLEKRFTNPLGSISLETLSSGIYIYKIKTDAFSKSGKIIKN is encoded by the coding sequence ATGAAAAAGCTCTGTTTATCTTTTTTCTTATTGCTGACCACGATTGTTTTTTCGCAGCAAGACGGTTGGATTTATTTCAATGCTAAACCGAACTCGCAATTTTATTTTGATTCCCCTTTAGAAATGCTTTCACAGCGTGCTTTGGACAGGAGACTGAATCAAAACATAGCCTTAGATACAAAAGATATTCCTATTGATTTATCGTATATCCGTCAAGTAAAATCTGTTGAAGGAATTACCCTTATGGCTCAGTCAAAATGGCTAAACGCCATTCACGTGAGAGGAACTTCGGTCTTAATCAATTCGCTGAAAAACTTCCCTTTTGTGGCGAAAGTGGAATTTGCTGATGCCTCTTTGAATCAAGCTGGGGAAATGGCGAAAACCTTAAAAACTAAAAAGCAAGACAAAACTCAGGATATTGAAATTAGTTATGCTTATGGGAACTCGGCAAATCAACTTCAAATGCTTAACGGCCACTATTTGCATCAGCAAAATTATACTGGTTCCGGAAAAATTATAGCGGTTTTGGACGCTGGTTTTCCAGGGGTGAATACCGCCGAACCTTTTAGAAAATTAAGAGATAATAATCAAATTTTGGGCGGTTATGACTTTGTACGCAGGAATGTTGATTTCTATTCGGGTGACCAACATGGTACTATGGTATTGTCCTGTATGGGAGGATACAAAGAAAATGCCTTGGTAGGTACTGCTCCCGAAGCATCTTATTATTTATTTATTACTGAGGATAACTCCTCCGAAAATCCGGTTGAAGAATCTCTTTGGGTAGAGGCTGCTGAAAAAGCCGATAGTTTGGGAGTAGACATAATTAACACCTCTTTAGGTTATTTTGACTATGACAACACGGCCTATAGTCATACTTATAGCCAAATGAACGGAACTACCGCTTTTATGTCCCGAGGAGCCGAAATCGCTTTTAGCAGAGGGATGATTATAGTCGTTTCTGCGGGTAATGAAGGCGCTTCCGCTAATCCTCATATCGCTGTGCCCGCCGATGCAAGGTCAGTGATTACGGTTGGAGCTGTTTCTCCAACGAAAATAAAAGCCTCTTTCAGTTCCATTGGACCTTCTTTTGACGGAAGGATAAAACCGGATATTATGGCGCAAGGAGTTGCAACAGTCGTATCAGATCAGTTTGGGAATATTGTCACTGCAAATGGCAGTTCGTTTTCAAGCCCTATAATGGCAGGAATGATAGCTTGTTTATGGCAGGCATTTCCAGATAAAAGCAATGGGGAATTGAGTGATTTAATTATGCAGTCGGCAGATAGATACAATGAACCCAATACTAACTATGGTTATGGTATTCCTGATTTCAGTTTGGCATTAGCTCATGGAGCCTCTGGGAATAGTTTAGCAAAAAAATATTTTATGGCTTATCCAAATCCTACTGATAATCTGATTTCGGTTTATTTTCCTGAAAATTTTAATGAGGGAAAAGTCATTATTTATAGTCTTTTGGGTAAGAAAGTCTTGGAGAAAAGATTCACTAATCCTTTAGGAAGTATTTCTTTGGAGACGCTAAGTAGCGGAATTTATATCTATAAAATTAAAACAGATGCTTTTTCTAAAAGCGGGAAAATTATAAAAAACTAA
- a CDS encoding OsmC family protein, with product MTSKVTYLGELRTSSIHLQSGNEIISDAPVDNNGKGEAFSPTDTVANALASCMMTIMGIKTREMNVDLTGSTASVTKIMNAEPRRIGAIEIEFEMCGTSDAKNQTILERAAMTCPVFLSLNADIEKRITFNWK from the coding sequence ATGACATCAAAAGTAACCTACTTAGGGGAGTTAAGAACGTCCTCAATACATTTGCAATCAGGAAATGAAATCATCTCTGATGCGCCAGTAGATAATAACGGAAAAGGAGAAGCTTTCTCGCCAACAGATACTGTTGCTAATGCTTTGGCAAGTTGTATGATGACTATAATGGGGATAAAAACCCGTGAAATGAATGTTGATTTGACTGGAAGTACAGCTTCTGTAACTAAAATTATGAATGCGGAGCCAAGAAGAATTGGTGCAATAGAAATTGAATTTGAAATGTGCGGTACTTCGGATGCTAAAAATCAAACGATTTTAGAAAGAGCCGCTATGACTTGTCCTGTTTTTTTAAGTTTGAATGCTGATATCGAAAAAAGAATCACTTTTAACTGGAAATAA
- a CDS encoding DUF3820 family protein produces the protein MDKNQQQLIKLAHTKMPFGKYEGKYLIDLPEYYVVWYHNKGFPKGELGEQLQLIYELKLNGLEELIRNIKKRYPKPH, from the coding sequence ATGGATAAAAATCAACAACAACTTATCAAACTTGCTCATACCAAAATGCCTTTTGGTAAATACGAAGGAAAATACCTCATTGATTTACCTGAATATTATGTGGTTTGGTATCATAATAAAGGTTTCCCAAAAGGAGAATTAGGAGAGCAGTTACAATTGATATACGAATTAAAATTAAATGGGCTCGAAGAATTGATACGAAATATTAAAAAACGTTATCCAAAACCGCATTGA
- the yidC gene encoding membrane protein insertase YidC, producing the protein MEQKKFDPNSIIGFALIFGILIWIIYNNQPDPKAIAAEKAQKGLVLKATKAKELSEKAITEATVAVATSGDSTQVAQLEKTLGNFAYSATLPSAKETYTTIENEVVKLKIANKGGYIVEATLKNFERFKKGSGELVELIKNNNSNLNIQLFTNDNRTLNTKNLYFEPSLTKNGEDQILSMRLKAGANEFLEYKYILKPNDYMIGFDIRSQGLNKVLNTSKPLDLEWSLKSYRNEKSISYENKYTEIYFEHKDGKTDYAGLGQKEEETLEKATFVAFKQHFFTSILLTDKAFETAKVQSDNLVHDEKVDSIFTKQFKANVPLAFSNGEVDYKMSWYFGPADYKILSSYDKNIEKIITLGWGIIGWINRFIFIPLFGFLGSYIAYGLAIIIFTILIKLAMSPITFKSFLSQAKMKVLRPEIAELGEKFKKDPMKKQQETMKLYNKAGVNPMAGCIPALIQMPFLMASFQFFPSAFELRQKSFLWADDLSSFDSVVKLPFHIPLYGDHISLFPILAAIAIFFYMKMTSGDQQMAAPQQEGMPDMAKMMKIMIYVSPLMMLFFFNSYGAGLSLYNFISNLITIGIMIVIKRYFIDSDKIHAQIQENKLKEPKKQGKFQRKLQEVMEQQEALKAQQKKK; encoded by the coding sequence ATGGAACAAAAAAAGTTTGACCCGAATTCGATAATAGGTTTTGCATTGATTTTTGGGATATTAATTTGGATAATATACAACAATCAGCCAGATCCAAAAGCGATTGCAGCTGAAAAAGCGCAAAAAGGATTGGTTCTTAAAGCAACCAAAGCCAAAGAATTGAGCGAGAAAGCCATTACCGAAGCTACTGTAGCAGTTGCTACAAGCGGTGATTCGACTCAGGTAGCTCAATTGGAAAAAACATTGGGTAACTTTGCTTATTCAGCGACGCTTCCTTCTGCCAAAGAGACTTATACTACAATCGAAAACGAGGTGGTCAAACTAAAAATTGCCAATAAAGGGGGATATATTGTTGAAGCTACTTTAAAGAATTTCGAAAGATTCAAAAAAGGTTCCGGGGAATTAGTGGAGTTGATAAAAAACAATAATTCTAATTTAAATATACAATTGTTTACCAATGACAATCGTACCTTAAATACTAAAAACCTTTATTTTGAGCCTAGTTTGACTAAAAACGGAGAAGATCAAATCTTATCCATGCGATTGAAGGCAGGTGCAAATGAATTTTTGGAATACAAATACATATTAAAGCCAAACGATTATATGATTGGTTTTGATATTCGTTCCCAAGGATTGAATAAAGTTTTAAATACTTCAAAACCATTAGATTTAGAATGGAGTTTGAAATCATACAGAAATGAAAAAAGTATTTCTTATGAGAATAAGTATACTGAAATTTATTTTGAGCATAAAGACGGTAAAACAGATTATGCCGGTCTAGGACAAAAAGAAGAAGAGACACTGGAAAAAGCAACTTTTGTGGCTTTCAAACAGCACTTTTTTACTAGTATTCTTTTGACAGATAAGGCTTTTGAAACCGCTAAAGTGCAGTCTGATAATTTAGTGCATGATGAAAAAGTAGACAGTATTTTTACGAAGCAATTTAAGGCAAATGTTCCTTTGGCTTTTTCAAACGGAGAAGTAGATTATAAGATGAGTTGGTATTTTGGGCCTGCTGATTATAAGATTTTAAGTTCATATGATAAAAATATTGAAAAAATTATCACTCTAGGATGGGGAATTATCGGTTGGATCAACAGATTTATCTTTATTCCTTTATTTGGATTCTTAGGTTCGTATATTGCTTACGGACTGGCAATTATTATTTTTACGATTTTGATAAAATTGGCCATGTCGCCTATTACCTTTAAATCGTTCTTGTCACAAGCAAAGATGAAAGTATTGCGTCCTGAAATTGCTGAATTGGGGGAGAAATTCAAAAAAGACCCGATGAAGAAGCAACAGGAAACTATGAAGTTGTACAACAAGGCAGGTGTGAACCCAATGGCAGGTTGTATTCCGGCTTTGATCCAAATGCCTTTTTTGATGGCATCGTTTCAGTTCTTCCCATCTGCTTTTGAGTTAAGACAAAAAAGTTTCCTTTGGGCAGACGATTTATCTTCATTTGATTCCGTTGTCAAATTACCATTTCATATTCCTTTGTACGGGGATCATATCAGTTTGTTTCCAATATTGGCCGCGATTGCTATTTTCTTTTATATGAAGATGACATCTGGTGATCAACAAATGGCCGCTCCTCAACAAGAAGGTATGCCGGATATGGCTAAAATGATGAAAATTATGATTTATGTCTCACCATTGATGATGTTGTTTTTCTTCAATAGTTATGGTGCAGGATTGAGTTTGTATAACTTTATTTCAAATTTGATCACTATTGGAATCATGATTGTTATCAAAAGATATTTCATTGATAGCGATAAGATTCACGCTCAAATTCAGGAGAATAAATTGAAAGAGCCTAAAAAACAAGGTAAATTTCAACGAAAGCTTCAGGAAGTGATGGAGCAGCAAGAAGCGCTGAAAGCACAACAGAAAAAGAAATAA
- a CDS encoding fasciclin domain-containing protein has translation MKNLFKIKNLTLFLSFLVLFSSCNNDDNTTTPADNSITGLASKTSDLSILVQALKRAELAATLQASGTYTVFAPTNAAFTAFLASTPYATINDVPKETLTQILLNHVIATKLSASDLTTGYIKTLAKGTASTTNTLSMFVNTSAGVKLNGVATVSTPNIMATNGVIHIVDKVIGLPTIVTHATANPNFTSLVGALTSSGQPDFVSVLSGTGPFTVFAPTNSAFTALNTELAPGGIAGVSAANLTKVLQYHVISPANVLAASLTEGQIITPILTPAQTFSIQLSGGAKIKDANDRISNIIATDVQCSNGVIHAIDKVLLPVL, from the coding sequence ATGAAAAATCTATTTAAAATCAAGAATTTAACTCTATTTTTGAGTTTTTTAGTTTTATTTTCATCATGCAACAATGATGATAACACGACTACTCCAGCTGACAATTCCATAACAGGACTGGCATCAAAAACTTCAGATTTAAGTATTTTAGTCCAAGCCTTAAAAAGAGCTGAATTAGCAGCTACCCTACAGGCTAGTGGTACTTATACCGTCTTTGCTCCTACAAATGCAGCATTTACCGCATTTCTTGCATCAACACCTTATGCGACCATCAATGATGTACCAAAAGAAACACTGACTCAAATTTTACTAAATCACGTTATTGCTACTAAACTGTCAGCTTCTGACCTAACTACAGGCTACATTAAAACATTAGCCAAGGGAACTGCATCAACAACTAATACACTAAGCATGTTTGTAAACACAAGTGCTGGGGTTAAATTAAATGGTGTTGCTACAGTTAGTACTCCTAACATTATGGCGACTAATGGTGTTATCCATATCGTAGACAAAGTCATCGGGCTACCAACTATTGTTACCCACGCAACCGCAAATCCAAATTTCACTTCATTAGTTGGCGCACTAACAAGCTCAGGACAGCCTGACTTCGTATCTGTTTTATCAGGAACTGGTCCCTTCACGGTATTTGCACCTACAAATAGCGCATTTACTGCCTTAAATACAGAACTAGCTCCAGGAGGAATCGCAGGAGTTTCAGCTGCTAATTTGACCAAAGTTCTGCAGTATCACGTAATAAGCCCAGCAAATGTCTTAGCAGCTAGTTTAACCGAAGGACAAATAATAACTCCAATCCTTACACCAGCTCAGACTTTTAGCATTCAGCTCAGCGGTGGCGCAAAAATAAAAGATGCCAACGATCGAATTTCTAATATTATTGCTACAGATGTACAGTGCTCAAATGGAGTTATTCATGCAATAGATAAAGTTCTATTACCTGTATTATAA